Proteins encoded by one window of Lycium barbarum isolate Lr01 chromosome 11, ASM1917538v2, whole genome shotgun sequence:
- the LOC132620087 gene encoding uncharacterized protein LOC132620087: MFFFYYKQHNDCADMYNKLAGVQLPLLLLITQNCAGMDCHLTSYINIFQITRKILQETTLETPRNQLTRNKELTCIFLDVQISTFVKSFIFKPPNVNSLTLFVYNNNGRREFSTFFVTAFWLMQFSKKKDEVFNDDRELSFTGFSDLVYPLENQLISMYLDLGACTPSLGLYFLEEVLSSSLKKAVTGDMKNLYRKTATCVRRKTLK; encoded by the exons atgttttttttttattacaaacAACACAACGATTGTGCTGATATGTACAACAAACTAGCTGGAGTACAACTGCCTCTGCTATTACTTATAACACAGAATTGTGCTGGTATGGACTGTCATCTTACCAGCTATATCAACATTTTTCAAATTACACGAAAGAtcttacaagaaactacattggAAACACCAAGGAATCAGCTAACTCGGAACAAAGAGTTGACATGCATCTTTTTGGACGTACAAATTTCAACATTTGTGAAAAGTTTCATTTTCAAACCTCCTAATGTCAACTCTCTCACTCTATTCGTCTACAACAACAATGGAAGACGAGAGTTTAGTACCTTTTTCGTCACTGCTTTTTGGCTAATGCAGTTTTCGAAGAAAAAGGATGAG GTCTTTAATGATGATAGAGAGCTTTCATTTACTGGATTCTCTGATTTAGTTTATCCACTTGAAAATCAATTG ATTTCCATGTACCTAGATTTAGGTGCATGTACTCCTTCTCTTGGACTATATTTCCTTGAAGAGGTGTTGTCTAGTTCTCTGAAAAAGGCTGTAACTGGTGATATGAAGAACCTCTATAGAAAAACTGCAACTTGTGTGAGACGGAAGACGTTGAAATAA